A part of Terriglobia bacterium genomic DNA contains:
- a CDS encoding PilZ domain-containing protein codes for MGRRQQKRLRIALPVTISGLDSNGNPFTQSATTVEISPGGARLRGVRCLRGRGDPVQVEYKGKRASYRVAWIGHPGKDGDDVAGLEGLEGAALLFAEHLPAANFPGLGAEADPYVDPAAAPAAAPLDHAALERRETQRRLQERRRYPRFNCAGVAGIWENGQEHAITGRLNEISLGGCYIEMMSPVRVGTGIRMELAVNSRSMRLEGIVRVSTPTCGMGVEFTKIAPGDAEKLHRVVAELSGEAAAEASAPPAPPKPARADNTPSQELDEAILLWFGSHDTLSRQDFLNLIEQVKHATKEFIHA; via the coding sequence ATGGGCAGACGCCAACAGAAGCGGCTCCGCATCGCCCTCCCGGTGACTATCTCCGGCCTGGACAGCAACGGCAATCCGTTCACCCAGAGCGCGACTACGGTGGAGATCAGTCCGGGCGGCGCGCGCCTGCGCGGGGTGCGCTGCTTGCGCGGCCGTGGCGATCCCGTCCAGGTGGAATACAAGGGCAAGCGGGCGAGCTATCGCGTCGCCTGGATCGGGCACCCGGGAAAGGATGGCGACGATGTGGCCGGCCTCGAAGGGCTGGAAGGGGCGGCGCTGCTGTTCGCCGAGCATCTGCCCGCAGCCAACTTTCCCGGGCTCGGCGCCGAAGCGGACCCTTACGTCGATCCCGCTGCCGCGCCCGCGGCTGCGCCCCTGGATCATGCCGCCTTGGAGCGCCGCGAAACCCAGCGGCGGCTGCAGGAACGCCGTCGCTATCCGCGTTTCAACTGCGCCGGCGTCGCTGGCATCTGGGAGAACGGTCAGGAACATGCCATCACCGGCCGCCTCAACGAAATCAGCCTCGGCGGCTGCTATATCGAGATGATGTCGCCTGTCCGCGTCGGCACCGGAATCCGCATGGAACTCGCGGTCAATAGCCGCAGCATGCGACTGGAAGGCATCGTGCGCGTTTCCACGCCGACTTGCGGCATGGGCGTTGAGTTCACCAAGATCGCGCCCGGCGATGCGGAGAAACTGCACCGCGTCGTTGCGGAACTGAGCGGCGAAGCCGCGGCGGAGGCTTCGGCACCGCCCGCGCCGCCGAAGCCCGCGCGCGCCGACAACACTCCCAGCCAAGAGCTCGACGAGGCGATCCTGCTCTGGTTCGGCTCGCACGATACGCTCTCACGCCAGGACTTCCTCAACCTGATCGAACAAGTGAAGCACGCCACGAAGGAATTCATCCATGCCTAA